Proteins from a genomic interval of Solea solea chromosome 10, fSolSol10.1, whole genome shotgun sequence:
- the dla gene encoding delta-like protein A: MYLFNMGRIILLTLPVMSVLLCQGFCSGVFEIKLQEFLNKKGVQGNRNCCKGSLTSSYQQRQQQQCECKTFFRICLKHYQPNASPEPPCTYGGAVTPILGSNSFQVPDAIPENSFTNPIKINFGFTWPGTFSLIIEALHADSKDDLSTENPERLISTMTTQRHLTVGEDWSQDLHAVGSTELKYAYRFVCDEHYYGDGCSVFCRPRDDAFGHFTCGERGEIVCDAGWKGQYCTEPICLPGCDEEHGFCEKPGECKCRVGFKGRYCDECIRYPGCLHGTCQQPWQCNCQEGWGGLFCNQDLNYCTHHKPCLNGATCSNTGQGSYTCSCRPGFSGASCEIRVNECAGNPCRNGGSCTDSENTYTCTCPHGFYGNNCELSAMTCADGPCSNGGRCADNPEGGYFCQCPTGYAGFNCEKKIDHCTSGPCSNGARCVDLVNSYLCQCPDGFTGMNCDHTGDECLTYPCQNGGTCQEGLDGYTCTCPPGYTGRNCSSPISRCEHNPCHNGATCHERNNRYVCACVPGYGGRNCQFLLPEHAAIRGSEVPWMAVGSGVALVLLLLAGCAVLVGFFRSKVQRGGQMETIVEGETINNLTNNCHRSDRDLAVSVLPTPGVKNINKKMDFCSSDPDEGSSPGRSSYKSRHPPADYNLVHEVNYEQAAKEAMLEPACEDKCQSLDSFEFEEKRSKRLKCDASEKKAPEMSACADTKYKSVFVMSEEKDECIIATEV, from the exons atgtatttatttaatatggGGCGCATCATCCTGCTGACTCTTCCCGTCATGTCCGTGTTGTTGTGCCAG GGCTTCTGCTCGGGAGTGTTCGAGATAAAGTTGCAGGAGTTTCTAAACAAGAAGGGCGTACAAGGGAACAGAAACTGCTGTAAGGGAAGCCTGACCTCGTCCTaccagcagcggcagcagcagcagtgtgaatgTAAAACCTTCTTCAGGATCTGTCTCAAACACTATCAACCCAACGCCTCCCCGGAGCCGCCTTGCACCTACGGCGGCGCCGTGACGCCCATCCTCGGCTCCAACTCCTTCCAGGTCCCGGACGCCATCCCGGAGAATTCCTTCACAAACCCCATCAAAATTAACTTTGGCTTCACGTGGCCG GGAACCTTCTCACTAATCATCGAGGCGTTACACGCAGACTCCAAAGACGACCTCTCCACAG AGAACCCAGAGCGCTTGATCAGCACCATGACCACTCAGAGACACCTGACGGTGGGAGAGGACTGGTCCCAGGACCTGCACGCCGTCGGCAGCACCGAGCTCAAGTACGCGTACCGGTTTGTGTGCGATGAGCACTACTATGGGGACGGATGCTCGGTGTTCTGCCGGCCGAGGGATGACGCGTTCGGCCATTTCACTTGTGGGGAACGCGGGGAGATAGTGTGCGACGCTGGCTGGAAGGGACAGTACTGCACTGAAC CGATCTGTCTGCCAGGCTGTGATGAAGAGCACGGCTTCTGCGAGAAACCGGGAGAGTGCAA GTGCCGAGTGGGATTTAAAGGACGCTACTGTGATGAGTGCATCCGGTACCCGGGCTGCCTCCACGGAACCTGCCAGCAGCCGTGGCAGTGCAACTGTCAGGAGGGCTGGGGTGGACTCTTCTGCAACCAAG ATCTCAACTACTGCACCCACCACAAGCCCTGCCTGAATGGAGCCACTTGTAGCAACACTGGTCAGGGCAGCTACACCTGTTCCTGCAGGCCTGGATTCAGTGGGGCCAGCTGTGAGATCCGGGTCAACGAATGCGCTGGAAACCCCTGCCGTAACGGAGGAAGCTGCACT GATTCGGAAAACACATATACCTGCACTTGCCCTCACGGTTTCTATGGCAACAACTGCGAGCTGAGTGCCATGACGTGTGCGGATGGGCCCTGCTCTAACGGTGGCCGCTGTGCTGACAACCCTGAGGGAGGTTACTTCTGCCAGTGCCCGACAGGATACGCGGGGTTCAACTGCGAGAAGAAGATCGACCACTGCACATCTGGCCCCTGTTCAAATG GTGCACGCTGTGTGGATCTCGTCAACTCTTACCTGTGTCAGTGTCCGGACGGTTTCACCGGCATGAACTGCGACCACACCGGGGACGAGTGTTTGACGTACCCCTGCCAGAACGGTGGCACGTGTCAGGAGGGTCTCGATGGGTACACCTGCACCTGCCCACCGGGATACACCGGCCGCAACTGCAGCTCACCCATCAGCCGCTGCGAACACAACCCGTGCCACAACGGAGCCACCTGCCATGAACGAAACAACCGCTATGTCTGTGCGTGCGTTCCCGGCTACGGTGGGCGGAACTGCCAGTTCCTGCTTCCAGAGCATGCGGCCATCCGCGGCTCAGAAGTGCCCTGGATGGCTGTTGGTTCCGGTGTGGCCCTGGTGCTGCTCCTGCTGGCCGGGTGTGCTGTACTCGTTGGATTTTTCCGATCAAAGGTCCAGCGTGGCGGACAAATGGAGACCATCGTAGAGGGAGAGACAATAAATAACCTCACCAACAACTGCCACCGCAGTGACAGGGACCTGGCTGTCAGCGTGCTGCCGACGCCGGGCGTCAAAAATATTAACAAGAAGATGGACTTCTGCAGCAGTGATCCAGATGAAGGATCTTCACCGGGGAGGAGCAGCTACAAGAGCCGCCATCCACCCGCAGACTACAACCTCGTACACGAGGTCAACTACGAGCAGGCGGCCAAGGAGGCCATGCTTGAGCCAGCCTGTGAGGACAAGTGCCAATCCCTGGACTCTTTTGAGTTTGAGGAGAAGCGCAGCAAACgtttaaaatg CGATGCATCAGAAAAGAAAGCCCCAGAAATGTCTGCATGTGCGGACACCAAGtacaaatctgtgtttgtgatgtcagaGGAGAAGGACGAATGTATAATTGCAACTGAG GTGTAA